The sequence below is a genomic window from Humulus lupulus chromosome 3, drHumLupu1.1, whole genome shotgun sequence.
AATAAATTAAACATgcattaaaacaaaacaaaaaaatgaaagaaaaaaagatcaaatacttaaaaaaaaatctctttcgcattatatatatatatatatatatttattgaagTAGAGGGGCATTGCTATAAGGTAGTCATGGTGCCCAATACCATTTTATATTGATTGGTTGTAATTTAGTACCAGGTCTcacatattatattttaaattatcaaaTCACAATACTAAATTGCATTTATAGCAGTTTGCCATGTCAGGTGATGTTGGGCACCACCGGTGCCTCTTAGCATTATTCTGTGAGGTGGAGAGTGTCAGGAACTCAACTAATTAATTGAGAGATTTGTGGTCAAAATCTTGCTGACAATAATTAATTGAGTGTGGCTAATGTAAGCTATAAgggaaaaaaattgaataaaacaCACTTGGGTTTTTATAACAATTGGATAATAAAATCTGATAACATCTTAATCTATAATAcactttaacaaaatatatactaaggtattataatatatatatatatctttatataaaaagtgataatagaaattttttgtttaactttttttttgttaactttaatagaatattctaaatatttaacaaaatatacctttaaaactaattaaaaataaatatctattaattatattaatatagtttcaaattcaaattcaaatattataagatatcattattataataatatataatacaagactagatatttaataattattttaatataaattcaaatgttataaaatatttgttacacccaaatttcaaaaataaaatagtaGCCTCGAAATGTAGACTCGCAAGTGAAAATATCGAAAACATTGAAAGGACTCAGTATGATTACTTGTATtgatattgaaaatatatataagtgCCACGTCACTAGCACTCGACCATGCCATATGAGCTCAAAAGTAGGTGTTCCCTCCGAAGGACAGCATTGACGGATTGACCAATGAGGAGGCGATGTTAGTATTATGTTGAGCTTGAAACACAATGTAAGCTCAAAAGCGCGTTGGATCAACAGTGCATATATGGTTATAAATCCCTACTTTTATGGGCTTAGTTGAAACCGTGTGTAAACAACCCTATTTTTAAGGGATATTTGTTTAAGTAATgcatttaaatgtattttttaaaattcattggtattttaaattcaaatgagatatgttGTAACTTTCGTAAAATTACGGGaagaatattttgtaaaccaggcctataaatagcctAGATCATAGTCATTTAGGGACTATGTACAAATTGGTACTAAGAACTTCTATGAAATTGCTTTCAGAAGCATTAACACAGAATATTACATAAGTGACTCGTGGATgtaggtagatttaactgctgaaccacgtaaacatCTCTcgttctttcttttcttcctatTTTTGTTTATAAGTTCTTAATCgctcttatttttttttagttgacgaaaaacatcgtcaacaatattattatgataataatatatagtatataatcctattttttactaactatatataatatatagtataatattatgataataattatattaatataaattcaaatgttataaaatattattatgataataacaTACTAATTATATGATCAGTAATCATTTGATGCATGACCAGGCAAATAATGGGAAAGTAATTGGGTGGTAACATTTTATGActgaaaataaaaatacaattatattactatttgaaaaaatatcaattattcgaAAAGTAAATCTGatacatgaatgcaacaattaaaacacataaactaacatttactattccatgataaaactaccAAACAAATAAAGTTtgtcttagggtcggtcaagttaaattcagataacttataagacaatcttatctttattatttaaaacataaaataactctttattttctcttttaaaaataaggtaccgctagtttggtcaagatgcaattatccactgcaaaagtttaattgcatctttgtaagtgtaacccattatttcagaattcatgacttagaTTAGAGAGTGTCACCTTAGGGTCGGttaagcctaaaatacatcaatCCCTCCTATcatcgtaagaagccaaccttggtatttaaatgtctagaaaccttccttaggggggacggaaacaaagccgactcgatgccctattcatatctcagggtgttgtactaataatggagaccataggtcacattgagatgttcaccttctcccacttactattttagaaataatgtgttttagtaaactaatcaattaattccaaattaatcactagtttattaataaccctatgaatgtaattaattacaaaatacatttaattataaaatgatcttgtttctacaattaatgtgatctaaataattacccattacattaaTCTAACTTTtgataaaacactttttaaataaagttggttatttaaaaggcctataaaaactattgtctttattatggCTTGATTTTACAAAGTTTTAACAAATTTAATACTTAGTTTACATGCAATTCATTTCTCCAAagcaattcatataaacaattaggtcaatcctaaataatcatgtttctaaaagatgcataattaattaaaactttgtggggtttcatgaatggcatgtaattgactaatgcattatcatgttatcaatcaaaccttaattaatatttatttaaataaatacaataaaaaaataaacaataaatgatgaaccgaaaACTATtaggtatttctaaatttacaaccctttgaaaaagtagaaataaatttataaaaaaaaaaaaataccttaagttgtttgcaagactccaagaatgctcctcctctcttttaggctttctttATAATTCTTAGAAATTTGTTAGGTCAAACTAactaattagaaactaactttctaactaatttatttaattaaaactaacttttaattaaataatcatttttgtcacctttttaatttagttgaatttaaataattaaagaatcatattcaaataattatttaaacttaagacaaGATTTTGACCAACTAAAATCtattatatttttctaataaaaataaaatatgataattgAACTTTTAGATTgaaacaatttaaaattaattaaataaaagataattcaCATAAAAATAGGATCTAACTTTGTGCACCAAGTGTGGTACCCTAGGGTTAGGGCCTGCGTCACATAGGAGCCTCAAAAGCTCGGGTGGCTCGTGACTAGGTGCAGCTGGGTAGTGGTGTGGTTTGGCATGGAGACACGCAGGTGCAGGCACACGGGTGAAGGGTTCGAGCAGCAAGTGCAGGGGCATAGGCAGCAAGCGCAGGGGCGTAGGCACGCAGGAGCAAGGGGCGCAGGCTACAGGGGCAGATGTGTGAGCTTGCTGGTGGTTACGGCTCTACTGTTGCTGGTACGTGCAGCTAGGGCTCGGGCCATAGGCTCGGGTCGTTTCTTTTCTTTGTGTAcagatttttaaaatacatatttcaaaaataaaatttacaaaaaacatatgccctttatggcttacacaatatctagaaaatcaaaattataacccaataacaccatataattaacgatcaaTCATTTAACCATTcaatatatatatcaacatacatataacaaatgcgaGAAatccacacaacatttaatatatatatatatatgtatatatgtgtagACTTCtgtggtaccaattgttggtattaaatatgaaaaccAAATTTCACAGTGGAATGTGTTCTTTAAAAAAAGTATCACTACAACAAATCTGActaaatattacattaaaatattacATAATTTAAAAAACGCTATTATTGATGATTAGCCAAATGGGTAGAACACGGAAGAGAAAAAAAGGGGCGGCAAATGAATTTTTTTGTTAAAACACCCGCCTTTACTTTTTCCCCAACTCTTAACTCACATTTTCATTCTCTAATATCATAAAACCAAAGCAAATGCTCTcccctctgtctctctctctctaccatAACCTTCTTGCCTCACGCCTCTCTCCTCGGTCTGCCTCTTCCctcggtctctctctctctctctctctctctctcgcatgGCCAACAGATGAATGGAAGGGTATAGTGCCTCACGCCTTTCCCCctcggtctctctctctctctctcttgcatgGCCGACGGATGAATGGAAGGGTATAGTGCCTCACGCCTCTCCCctcggtctctctctctctttctcgcaTGACCGACGGATGAATGGAAGGGTACAGGTGCTTCTATATGAAATTTCCCTCTCAAAAGTCCCTCCTCTCAATCCAGCCAACGGTGGCAATTGGAAATGTCCGAGGCTTCGCTCCGAGCTCCGCGAGAGAAGACCAGTAGCCAGTAGGAGAAGAAGAGTGAAACACACTCTATAACCGTACCAGATCACCAGATCTAATACACTCTCCTCTCCTCCTTTTCAGATCTCTCTTTCGCAACTTGCAAAAGTCTAAGGTAAGTGTCTCTTTCCATGTCTCTGCAATTGCTCATCTATAGCTGTTCTTTCCTTTATCGGATCTTGGCTCAATGGCTTTCGATCCGAGTTCTCGGCATTTGTTTTTGGTTGATGCTAATTTCAGTCAGGCGTCCTTTTGATTCACATGTTTTTTTGGTTTAAGATTGGGGAGAATTGCGGAACGAGGGGAATTTTGATTGAAGAAAGTAAAAATGGCGGATGGTGCAGCTGGTGGTTTTGTTACACGGGCATTTGAGTCGATGCTGAAAGAATGTTCGGGGAAAAAACATCCAGAACTTCAGAAGGCTATTCAGAATTATATAGGTTATGCTTCTTTTCAATTTGAAAGTGATAATGTCGATTTTTTCGAATGCATTTTTTTGTTTGCGATTGAAATTAGAGGTGGCTGTTATTGACTAGAATTAGCAATGAACAATTTTGTTTTGGTTTGTACATTTCACCATCATCACAAACATCCGCTTACTATGTCAATTGTCCATTAAGCTGGAGATGAGAAAATTCAAGGTGTAACTCACTAGTTTGTTTTGttgtaatatttttttctcaGATGGTACGAAAGAGGTCAATCAGGTTCAGCCTTCCGCTTCCAGTGAGACAAACAAAGCTGCATCGGTTGTTGGTGATGAGAGGTTTGTACTTCTTATTCCCCCCCACCAcccaaacaaaaataataataaaataaagattaatgtAACTGTTACAATCTTTAACTTGTTCTTGTGTAATTtctgttgatttttttttatgcaatCAGGTCAAGTAGCACATCTTTAACATGTAAAACTTTACTTATCAAATCCTCTGTAACAATAAGATGTCCTTTAATTGTTGTGTATGGTATCTCTTTCTGTTGCAGTTCACTTGAAGATGGAGCTGCAAAATCTGAAACAGAGGAAAGCCAGTCACAAACAGTTCCTCACGATGCCGAGGCTATTCCAGTTGCTAAGCCAGTGAGCATAAGTGCAACTATTTCCACTGTCTTGGCAAGTGCTGGGAATACTTTGGAGGGGTCTGTGGCAGAACTTGTGTTGAGTCCTCTTCGACTTGCATTTGAGACAAAGAACTTGAAAATCTTAGAATCTGCTTTGGATTGTCTTCATGTATGTATTTGTcatgttttttattttcatgctCTGAATTTTATAGGTTAGCATTGTGTTTAAAATTTTCCATTTGGCTCTTGATATCAGTTCTCCTGTGCGAAAGATTGAGGAGATTGATAGATGGGAAGTGAATTTTGAGTTTAATTGAGAGATGTAATATGGGAACGGTAAATTTGCAAAACAAGCTTGAATTGTTGGTTTTTGATTTGCATGAtcattgaaaaaaaatatgaaattctcTTTTACTAGAGAAAGATATACAAAAAAAGAATATTAGCATTTTGTTGGAAGTGGTTGGATTGAGATGAATGGAAGTGGTTGGATTGGAAGGGTACGGAGGAATGGACTTCCAGGACTGAAACTGCTAATGTGCTGCATGAGCCAGTATGTCTCTTttcatctcatctcatctcatcttgcaagtcatttataatttaagtaGTTTCTTTTTCTCTAGAGTTAATTATGAGAAATTCATAAACATTGTTTGGTAAATGAAAATTGTATTGTTCTGCTTTACTAACTCTGTTAGATCATTCCTTTTAGAGCCTGAAGTTATTATAGTATTACTCAGTTGTGTAGCATCTTTTTCATTTAAAACCGATGTCTTAGGTTTTATTCATCTTATTTTGTTTTTCAGACTTCACCTTCTGAATTATTGCAGTGATCACTAATTCACTATGATTAATGTGCATCATTATTCATTACAatgttattaattaatttgtctgtTTTACTCTTATTTACAAATTCTTTGTGAAATGTTGGAATTTATTAGCTGATGAGATATTCTGAAATTTCATAATGTTCCAAGtgaaatatttctttgttttaaGTTAAAGGACAGTGCTGCCGGTTAATTACTGTTTTGAAAGTTAGATGCTTATATTGTTCAGTTTGGGATTGAACAATATATACTTCTCCTGGCATGTACCCATATTGTTCAGTATGGGTGCCTTCTATATATACTTCTCCTGGCATGTACCTGGTCAATCATCCCGTACACCTTGGAACTCAGGTATAAAGTTTTCTATTCTAAGTTTATTTGGTCAATAAAATGTAATATTACTGCTTTCGTTCAGGAACAGTTCCAAAATGTTTTTCAACCTTTTCAAAATGTGAACACTTTTCTGCATTACTAGAGAGTAGGAAACTATAGCAATGGCTATGTAGATACCTTGGTGGGATTCAAACTTTAGACCTTATGGAAGCAAACCACATGTCTTCCCATTTGAGCTAACTCCCCTTGGTATACACTAGTAATATTATTATTAGCTTGTAAAAGCTGTATATTGGCAATTTGATTCTAGATTTGAGTTAGAAGCTGCAAATCTATTCTACCAGCCAAATGCAAAAGTTGAATGCTTGTAACTTTGTTTGTAAGCTGCCAAGCCCATGAGATGAGCGTAGACTTGATTTTTTTTGCAACCAACCATACTTTCTTTTCTGTCCTATTTCCCCATTGTCCCTGTTAAATTAATTCTTAATTTTAGTTGTCTACTTTGCTTTGTCACAGTTGGCACTCTACATCCTAGTAGCAGGCATTCTTTGCATATACATCAACTACGACTGTGATAGGCAAAGGCAAGAGTTTCGCAGAACAAATGGCAAAGCTTTGGTTTGGGGTAAAGCTCCATCAAAGGTATATGGTTCTCTGAAACTCGTTATTTGGTTCTCATTATACATACAATTTTCTGTATATCTGCTGCTAAATCCTGCATAATTCTTCCCTTTCTGTTTCACAGATAACTGCCACTTACACTACCACAACTGGGGAAACAAAAAGCAGCATTCTTTTAACTTCGGGATGGTACGTTTTCAGGCTCTGCCATGTAAATCTGAACtaactagatttttttttcttcttggttATGAATGCGGGGGGTTCATAACCAAGAAGAAATATTAGCTGATCCAAGTAAGTAATTTTAGCTGATCCATGTAAATATAACTGCCACTTGTGCAATATTAGCTTTCATTCATAACCACTATGTCCCAGAAATATTAGCTGCATTTTTCTGGACTGTTCCAGCTCTTTTTAACCACGTAACTTACCTTACGAGTGCTACtagtttatttgcttgtatgggAGAGACAAACTCTGATCATGTTAGTGGTTTCTGGTCCAACAGGTGTAGACAATTTACAAACCGATGCCAGTGTagagaaaaataaataagtagaCGAAATGAATAATGGTTTGCGCGTTTTCATACAGATAAAGGCATAAAATCTTGACATGTGATTGTTATTGTAGGTATGGAAAATACTGGAAATCGTACTGCGAGAAGGTTCGGTACAGGGTCATCCCCGGAATTTACGGAGAAAATGTTGCACAAGTGTTTGTTCTATGTTGAGAATGGCATGTATATTCAGCCTTTCCAAATTAAATGATGGCAGGCTGGTATcatgttgttgttattgttgtttttgTAATGGTCAACTTTATGGATGTTGTATTTCTCTCATCTTCAATGACCAAAAACTTTTCTTGTTAGGAAAATTACTATAAagttttgtttctatttttcatttttgaagtaaaaattgttcaagattataaaactttattatgttatgctttcaaatttaagttagaactaagatctcatgaagtagacacatttatggtttgaattagttattgtttaatgtaatacttatggtttatcaatctattgagaattacattttatgattaattttgaattttttttatcaaaatacaataatgaaaatcttttaattaaaaaaaaaccatataagtatacttatcaaaataaaatttaaaattttattactatatattatgatttaaaagtatattataagcgtaaaaaatcgttatggtttatataatataacaaattaaaaatgttattaaaataatcaaatgtaacagttgaaaagtgttatgaaaaaaatacaagattaaatttcaaatttataataaaaaactctatctaaatgttattatttgaatattatagcatctaaaaatgtgttattgaatagtttaagataacaccgaacataacattaaaaaaatgttatagaaaagactggacttttaataacatgggctacgttagcattttcagaagtgctatcaatagtcccagatagcactttttaagtgttatgaatactgttttttcttgtagtgtattaATACTAGCCAGAATCATACGTATattataacgacccaaaaatgctaatagggtttagtacctagattagcgtgccgggagggcataattggacatatgtgtgtgtaattagttaaatgtgtgactatgtggcaagcatgatttatatgattatgtgaatatattatatgtatgtttatgattattaaatatgcatgtaggccctttactgtttataagggcatatttgtaattttttcttgttaagggcataaatgtgattatatgtgataaatggttgagagcacattattatgtagatatatatttgcagtatatggctcgaggagatcctagtgagtggatgaGCTTAGGGGAattttgggaacttagaatataatttggggtttattgagtaacaagtcagtatttggtaattatttggacatgtcgggattaattgggaattgataggatgatttgaggaattagcgggaatttgggaaaagaccatttttccatTGGAACAATTAAATGGTTGAGTTGTctttaggggtattttagtcttttgactaGGATATTTGATAAAATGGGTTTTAGGAAACCACTAGAACACCCTTAGAGGACTTAGACATTCACTCCATCTCACTTACTCACGTTCTCTCTCCCCTTCTTAATCTTTGAAGTTAAGAAAACTCAAGAAGTCAAACTGAAGGATTTGAACTGGAAACTAGGGGAAATTAAGGCTGGGATTAGTTAAAGTGTTTGCTGAGGATCTAAGCTACTAATTAAGGTAAGATTTCAAGTCCTAATTTGTTGAATTATGATGAATTATTGTTGAAGTTAGAACTTGCATGAGTTCTGGGATTTTGACTcgttttgggtgtttgatgggtGAAAGAAATTTGTTATAGGTTAGTTATGATGGTTGGGAAATAAGGATATGCTTTCTGGGTTCAATTCTGAGATTGGTTAAGGATTGGGGTTGAATTttgaggtttaggctcgaggGAAACGCAAGAAAAAGgctgggttttctgggtttaggggctcaGGCCACGACCATATTCTTCAGGCGTTGCGGCCCAAGTGCTTGCggaggctgggagcctctatTTCGTCaggtgcgccgcgacccaggTGGGTGCAAGTTGCGGCCCATACGCTCCAGCAAGGAGGGCTTGGGCTCTATttaaggggcgggccgcggccctaactGGGAAATTAAGGGAAaccaaggttttaggctcggggattcaaaccgaAGAGCTCGGGATGAATCCTACTACCCagtatttattttcaaaacatttaattgggttataaTTTAATAAGTTATCCATCATTGTTTTTTACTAGGAttaccgctaaggctcaggattgaggatcgtgctcggagctATTCTTTATCCATCACTTTGGATTCGAGGtaggaaaactgcacccatttggTTGTCATTGGGACTAAGATTCCCCGTAATTGAAAATATgcattatgtgagttatatatctgttatgtggaatatggaagtacgg
It includes:
- the LOC133821046 gene encoding brefeldin A-inhibited guanine nucleotide-exchange protein 5-like, encoding MADGAAGGFVTRAFESMLKECSGKKHPELQKAIQNYIDGTKEVNQVQPSASSETNKAASVVGDESSLEDGAAKSETEESQSQTVPHDAEAIPVAKPVSISATISTVLASAGNTLEGSVAELVLSPLRLAFETKNLKILESALDCLHVCICHVFYFHALNFIG
- the LOC133821047 gene encoding 7-dehydrocholesterol reductase-like isoform X2, whose product is MYLVNHPVHLGTQLALYILVAGILCIYINYDCDRQRQEFRRTNGKALVWGKAPSKITATYTTTTGETKSSILLTSGCFHS
- the LOC133821047 gene encoding 7-dehydrocholesterol reductase-like isoform X1; this translates as MYLVNHPVHLGTQLALYILVAGILCIYINYDCDRQRQEFRRTNGKALVWGKAPSKITATYTTTTGETKSSILLTSGWYGKYWKSYCEKVRYRVIPGIYGENVAQVFVLC